One window from the genome of Crassostrea angulata isolate pt1a10 chromosome 2, ASM2561291v2, whole genome shotgun sequence encodes:
- the LOC128174188 gene encoding uncharacterized protein K02A2.6-like: protein MEDGTERPIAYASRSLTKAEKAYSQIDKEALSIYWGVQKFHTYLYGRHFTLITDHKPLVSIFHPEKQLPAMTTARLQRYAIFLSSHNYSIEYRNTANHGNADGLSRLPLSAPSTSTDEETDACNVFYSSQFENLPVTCDTVRKETQRDPVLSQVLDIVLQGTRDFPPENDFKTYRNRSKELTAHQNCLLWGNRVVIPATLQSEILTELHKSHPGIVRTKSLARSYVWWPTLDSDIEEMCQHCVDCQQYLPKPEAAPVHPWEWTGSPWERVHVDFAGPFKGQMYFILVDSHSKWPEVVRMSSTTATATINVLRDIFAHLGLPKTLVSDNGPQFVADEFKTFLRQNGVKHVTSSPYHPRTNGLAERFVRSFKAAMKKDSKITSKEIDIFLMTYRVTPHATTGETPAKLLMGRNLRTRLDLLKPDTSNKVRQKQDKMKLSKHTGSNVRQFTVGKSVMVRDYRGSVPWILATVTSCLGPLTYEVKTKEEGVWRRHVDQMRRASETLTEKTVQDTLAKAILSRWKHLQYRLPTLPIHRKCQIVRHRG, encoded by the coding sequence ATGGAAGATGGAACCGAACGTCCCATTGCGTATGCTTCTCGCTCGTTGACTAAGGCGGAGAAGGCATATTCCCAGATCGATAAGGAAGCTTTGAGTATCTACTGGGGAGTACAGAAATTTCATACTTACCTGTACGGACGTCATTTTACGTTGATCACAGACCACAAACCACTTGTGAGCATTTTTCACCCTGAAAAACAGCTACCTGCAATGACAACTGCTAGATTGCAGCGCTATGCTATATTTTTATCGAGCCACAATTACAGCATAGAATACAGAAATACTGCAAATCATGGAAACGCAGATGGATTATCAAGACTACCCTTGTCTGCACCCAGTACCAGTACAGATGAAGAAACTGATGCTTGTAATGTCTTTTATTCTTCACAGTTTGAAAACTTACCTGTTACTTGTGACACTGTAAGAAAAGAGACACAACGTGATCCAGTCTTATCGCAAGTGCTAGACATTGTCTTACAAGGAACTCGTGACTTTCCTCCTGAGAACGACTTCAAAACATACAGGAATAGGAGCAAGGAACTTACTGCTCACCAAAACTGTCTACTTTGGGGAAACAGAGTCGTTATTCCTGCAACACTTCAAAGTGAAATATTGACAGAACTTCATAAAAGTCACCCAGGAATCGTCAGAACGAAGAGCTTAGCGAGATCTTATGTATGGTGGCCCACTCTTGACAGCGACATTGAAGAAATGTGTCAGCACTGTGTTGATTGTCAACAATACTTACCAAAACCCGAGGCAGCTCCTGTACATCCCTGGGAATGGACTGGTTCTCCGTGGGAGAGGGTTCATGTGGACTTTGCTGGACCATTTAAAGGACAGATGTACTTCATTCTGGTAGACTCGCATTCCAAATGGCCAGAAGTTGTGCGCATGTCTTCAACAACAGCAACTGCGACCATCAACGTCCTTAGAGATATCTTCGCACATCTCGGACTACCGAAAACATTGGTTTCCGACAATGGACCGCAATTTGTTGCTGATGAATTCAAGACATTTTTGCGACAAAATGGAGTGAAACATGTGACATCATCACCTTATCACCCCAGGACAAATGGACTGGCCGAACGTTTCGTGAGGAGTTTCAAAGCAGCCATGAAGAAAGACAGCAAAATAACCTCTAAGGAGATTGACATTTTCCTCATGACATATAGAGTGACTCCACACGCTACCACAGGAGAGACACCTGCGAAATTACTTATGGGGCGAAATCTTAGAACACGCTTGGACCTACTGAAACCTGACACCAGCAATAAAGTGCGACAGAAACAGGACAAAATGAAGCTGTCGAAACACACAGGATCCAACGTGCGCCAATTCACCGTTGGAAAATCCGTGATGGTTCGAGACTACAGAGGAAGTGTACCATGGATTCTTGCTACAGTAACGTCTTGTTTAGGACCACTCACATACGAGGTGAAGACCAAGGAGGAAGGAGTGTGGCGTCGGCACGTGGACCAGATGAGAAGAGCTTCAGAAACCTTGACAGAGAAAACTGTACAAGACACATTAGCCAAAGCAATTCTGAGCCGATGGAAACACCTGCAGTACCGTTTACCTACCCTACCGATTCACCGGAAGTGTCAGATCGTCCGTCATCGCGGTTGA
- the LOC128174187 gene encoding uncharacterized protein LOC128174187 translates to MCSNTDCRYINKVAYGKTHHIRKRGMPCFSVNTKLGTAMIDSIGGPVKVNNTLSTLNIPPIGEKNLKCMERRAGEVVEKVAGMSTLNAAKEAFEMEMQDIAKEESKEAIQSMGAVDEDLGVCPLPDASPSIRQVCSNVFDGMIGDHADHNDELLDDQDWEDVPDEE, encoded by the exons ATGTGCTCTAATACAGATTGTCGGTACATAAACAAGGTCGCCTATGGAAAAACGCACCACATCAGAAAACGCGGCATGCCTTGTTTTTCTGTAAATACAAAGCTAGGGACAG CTATGATAGACAGTATCGGAGGCCCTGTCAAAGTAAACAATACGTTGTCGACCCTCAATATACCTCCCATTggtgaaaaaaatctgaaatgcATGGAGAGGAGAGCTGGTGAAGTAGTTGAAAAAGTTGCAGGAATGTCCACACTAAATGCAGCAAAAGAAGCATTTGAGATGGAAATGCA AGACATTGCCAAGGAGGAGTCGAAGGAAGCTATACAGAGTATGGGTGCTGTCGATGAAGACCTGGGTGTGTGTCCTCTTCCTGATGCTTCACCGTCAATCAG ACAAGTATGTTCTAATGTGTTTGATGGTATGATTGGTGACCATGCTGACCATAACGATGAATTATTAGATGATCAAGACTGGGAAGATGTTCCTGATGAGGAGTAA
- the LOC128171726 gene encoding uncharacterized protein LOC128171726 isoform X2, with amino-acid sequence MMSLKSLPPVVQVHILDKYLDKCFKDEHKQKLNVVFKNLNALVLLSNSVRSHSEEVRPLVLPSCNRPLRYLIEQIERDSRFMWPRTKILEWLETPSGHQCVWDARICPSTTYQQPLNAVSTDFYIRKYKINHRHARLDPLFGTSSDLGDILAVQPFEPNGQPTHKHKEVMGDISVFLKLTEHSQTVPKYDIYDRDALRFLGGHEVLRNVFGDDFWDLLGEPYRSTGICQADPTKLILRYMSFV; translated from the coding sequence ATGATGTCGCTGAAGTCCCTGCCGCCCGTTGTGCAAGTGCACATCCTTGATAAATATCTAGATAAGTGTTTTAAAGACGAGCATAAACAGAAATTGAACGTagtttttaagaatttaaatgCGCTTGTCCTCCTGTCAAATTCTGTCCGGTCACACTCTGAGGAAGTAAGGCCGTTAGTCTTACCTTCCTGCAATAGACCATTACGCTACCTGATCGAGCAAATCGAACGGGACAGTAGGTTCATGTGGCCCAGAACCAAGATTCTGGAGTGGTTAGAGACGCCCTCCGGCCACCAGTGCGTTTGGGACGCACGCATATGCCCCTCGACGACGTATCAACAACCCCTGAATGCCGTCAGTACGGATTTCTACATccgtaaatataaaatcaatcatAGACACGCTCGTCTCGATCCTCTTTTCGGAACCTCATCTGACCTGGGAGACATTTTGGCTGTCCAGCCATTTGAACCCAACGGTCAGCCAACCCATAAACATAAAGAAGTTATGGGGGATATATCGGTGTTCTTGAAACTCACGGAACATTCTCAGACCGTCCCTAAGTATGACATATACGACAGGGACGCCCTGAGGTTCCTTGGGGGACATGAAGTGTTACGAAACGTATTCGGGGATGATTTTTGGGATCTGCTGGGCGAACCTTATCGGTCGACAGGTATCTGTCAAGCAGATCCCACAAAGTTGATCCTCCGGTATATGAGTTTTGTGTGA
- the LOC128171725 gene encoding uncharacterized protein K02A2.6-like: MALIIGKVGPFDEAVEPWESYTERLGQYFIANDVHNDLKVPSLLSIIGPRHYTLLKNLCAPVKPAAMTFDELIKKLTDHLSPRPSEIAERFRFHKREQGAGETVTVYIAELRRLAIHCDFGDTLDKTLRDRFVCGLKQEHIQKKLLADTKLTLERAIQTAVAMETASCDALELQGKRETVYKLTVNKPRNSTYGKQKTHKTPFKPVMQGKCYRCGGDHKTKTCKHLNTKCRYCDNPGHLEKVCFKKQRDSNGGKVHYVDEETSDDSDEYEHSSYLLHFGVNKVSVEPIMVTPRIEGVEIPMELDTGAAVSIISKANVETYFKKYNLLHTNAKLKTYSGEEIQPAGKLKVMVELNNQKETLDLLVVNNEGPTLMGKNWLQQLKLNWKEIKSIRCDEQNVKVKAILDKHKKVFEPGIGKLNDMRGKLTLQDGASPKFCKAREVAYSLRPRVEEEFDRLQQAGVISPVKFSDWATPIVPLPKANGKVRICGDYKVTLNPAMKIEQYPLPKIADIFASLGGGQKFSKIDLTQAYLQMEVDEVSRNLLTINTHKGLFCFKRLPFGIASAPAIWQRAMDQVLTNIPKTKCILDDMIRTGSTDEEHLQNLSLVLQRLEQYGFRANLDKCQFFKDQIS; this comes from the coding sequence ATGGCGCTTATCATCGGGAAAGTTGGCCCGTTCGACGAGGCGGTCGAGCCGTGGGAGTCTTACACGGAAAGGTTAGGACAATACTTCATAGCGAACGACGTACATAACGATTTAAAAGTTCCGTCACTTCTTTCCATAATTGGGCCTCGCCATTATACTCTACTGAAAAATCTGTGCGCGCCAGTTAAACCGGCTGCTATGACATTCGATGAACTCATCAAGAAATTAACAGACCATTTAAGCCCTCGCCCATCGGAAATTGCTGAACGATTTCGTTTTCATAAACGAGAGCAAGGCGCAGGGGAAACTGTTACAGTGTACATAGCGGAGTTACGCCGTTTGGCGATCCATTGCGACTTCGGTGACACACTGGATAAGACATTAAGAGACAGGTTTGTGTGCGGTTTAAAGCAAGAACATATTCAAAAGAAGCTTTTGGCGGACACAAAACTAACGCTCGAACGCGCAATCCAGACCGCAGTAGCTATGGAAACAGCAAGTTGTGATGCACTAGAACTCCAAGGAAAACGGGAGACGGTATACAAACTTACGGTAAACAAACCGAGAAATAGCACCTACGGAAAACAGAAAACACACAAAACACCGTTTAAACCTGTGATGCAGGGGAAGTGCTACCGTTGTGGTGGAGACCACAAAACAAAGACTTGTAAACATCTGAACACTAAATGCAGATATTGTGACAACCCTGGACACTTagaaaaagtttgttttaagaAACAACGTGACAGTAATGGTGGAAAAGTCCATTATGTTGATGAAGAAACAAGTGACGACAGTGACGAGTATGAACATAGCAGTTACCTGCTGCATTTCGGCGTGAACAAAGTATCCGTGGAGCCTATAATGGTGACACCGAGGATCGAGGGTGTGGAAATCCCTATGGAACTGGACACAGGTGCGGCAGTCTCGATCATATCCAAAGCAAACGTTGAAACGTATTTCAAGAAATACAATCTTCTTCACACAAACGCAAAGCTGAAAACATACAGTGGGGAGGAGATCCAACCAGCTGGAAAATTAAAAGTGATGGTTGAACTGAATAATCAGAAAGAAACATTAGACTTACTGGTTGTAAACAATGAAGGACCAACTCTCATGGGGAAAAACTGGTTACAGCAGTTGAAGCTCAACTGGAAAGAAATCAAATCCATCAGATGTGATGAACAGAACGTGAAAGTGAAAGCTATCCTAGACAAACACAAGAAAGTGTTCGAACCAGGCATCGGCAAACTCAATGACATGAGAGGGAAACTTACTCTACAGGATGGCGCCAGCCCGAAATTTTGCAAAGCGCGTGAAGTTGCGTACTCACTTAGACCACGTGTGGAAGAGGAATTCGACAGACTACAACAAGCAGGAGTTATCTCACCTGTGAAATTCAGCGATTGGGCTACACCCATCGTACCCTTACCTAAGGCGAACGGCAAAGTGAGAATTTGTGGCGATTACAAGGTGACTCTAAATCCTGCCATGAAGATCGAACAATATCCGTTACCGAAAATAGCAGACATATTTGCATCCTTAGGCGGTGGACAGAAATTTAGCAAGATAGACTTGACCCAAGCTTATCTACAGATGGAAGTTGATGAAGTTTCAAGAAATCTACTCACCATCAACACCCACAAGGGACTATTCTGTTTCAAAAGACTTCCGTTTGGGATCGCGTCAGCACCCGCTATCTGGCAAAGAGCAATGGATCAAGTCCTGACAAACATTCCGAAAACTAAGTGTATTTTGGACGACATGATCAGAACAGGATCAACAGATGAGGAACACTTGCAGAACCTTAGTCTTGTGTTACAGAGACTTGAACAGTATGGGTTTAGAGCTAACCTGGACAAGTGTCAATTTTTCAAAGACCAGATTAGCTAG
- the LOC128171726 gene encoding uncharacterized protein LOC128171726 isoform X1, with amino-acid sequence MASTILPFLILIWLTNGNSMIVRENVIFEQSHEISTTRSRWLVTMVIDLSVYDQSIDKLYSALDEVNRINNVLVKFYDVHLKDKYFQTLKGFELEIINLRTAQDAVYNNFQILSPLHDLTGYRRRRSLLPIIGKAFSFLFGTVSEDDLQGIRNNINNLANNQRKITHVIQESLTLINGTRLAVRENRQKINEILGALVTLSDQLKNLTTGIEKQLHKLDYFVNSYLRINRAVQEIQVMTSEVRTHVEHLYIQLNALAIGHLTPSIMAPHDLKDLLLTIKTKLPRTLRLPGNPDEDLWSFYKFLTRTSTTADNKLLIILSIPLLDAQDTYHVYKIHNIPALMTNQSNSVITNGCSMVAQYKLESNAIAINTERTQYMLLSNEELKSCSNPLMGFCFARSPVYKTSISRLCVTALFLQEVQKVRKYCKVIVQLKSVLPRATYLNNGHWVVSTSEKLHFVKLCGDGKNTLATMSLYVLPSKL; translated from the coding sequence ATGGCATCGACCATTCTGCCTTTCTTAATCTTGATTTGGCTGACCAACGGCAACAGTATGATAGTAagagaaaatgtaatttttgaaCAATCCCATGAAATTTCAACCACACGAAGTCGCTGGCTTGTAACGATGGTTATCGATTTGTCAGTTTATGATCAGTCCATTGACAAACTATATTCCGCTCTGGATGAAGTTAATAGGATAAATAATGTTCTTGTCAAATTCTATGATGTTCATCTTAAAGACAAATATTTCCAAACACTTAAAGGGTTCgagttagaaataataaatttaagaaCTGCTCAAGACGCTGTTTATAATAATTTCCAAATTCTGAGTCCTTTACATGATCTTACGGGTTATCGTCGTCGACGATCACTCTTACCCATTATTGGTAAAGCTTTTAGTTTTCTATTTGGAACAGTGTCGGAAGATGATTTACAGGGGATACGtaacaatataaataatttgGCCAATAACCAACGAAAAATTACTCACGTAATACAAGAAAGCCTAACGTTAATTAATGGCACTCGACTTGCAGTGCGAGAAAATCGACAAAAGATCAATGAAATTTTAGGCGCGTTAGTAACTCTGTCGGACCAATTGAAAAATCTTACGACCGGTATTGAAAAACAACTTCATAAATTAGATTACTTTGTCAATTCATATTTGCGAATTAATAGAGCCGTACAGGAAATTCAAGTAATGACTTCCGAAGTAAGAACTCATGTCGAACATTTGTATATTCAACTAAATGCTCTGGCAATCGGACATTTGACACCAAGTATAATGGCTCCTcatgatttaaaagatttattactTACCATTAAAACTAAATTACCCCGGACTTTGAGATTACCTGGAAACCCAGATGAAGATTTATGGTCCTTTTATAAATTTCTTACACGTACATCGACAACCGCGGATaacaaactgttgattattttatcTATCCCACTATTAGACGCGCAGGACACTTATCATGTTTACAAAATTCATAACATACCCGCACTTATGACAAATCAAAGTAACTCCGTCATTACAAATGGCTGTTCTATGGTTGCACAATACAAGCTCGAATCAAATGCGATTGCTATCAATACAGAGCGAACCCAATACATGTTGTTATCTAACGAAGAATTAAAAAGCTGTTCTAATCCTTTAATGGGGTTCTGTTTCGCGCGAAGTCCAGTTTATAAGACTAGCATTTCAAGATTATGTGTCACGGCGTTATTTCTTCAAGAAGTTCAAAAAGTTcgaaaatattgtaaagtaattGTTCAGCTTAAGTCTGTATTGCCCCGGGCAACTTATTTAAATAATGGACATTGGGTGGTATCAACATCAGAAAAATTACATTTCGTAAAGTTATGTGGGGATGGCAAAAATACATTAGCTACGATGTCATTGTACGTCCTCCCATCCAAATTGTGA
- the LOC128174189 gene encoding uncharacterized protein K02A2.6-like: MDGLLYKSSKLIVPRALQNSMLDKIHESPLGIVKCKARAREVLFWIGMSTDVDNRVRSCGLCALHQNINAKEPMLMPEIPDRPWSKLAADLFEHEKHHYLLVVDYFSKWPEVIKLENLSSKTTVNCLKELLSKYGLIDEMITENGPQFSSADFKDFSSEFEFKHVTSSPHYAQSNGQAERTVQTVKRLIMKSKDLFKALLDYRNTPLDIGLSPAQLFLNRRLKTSLPTSAPLLKPLGLDA; encoded by the coding sequence ATGGACGGACTTCTCTACAAGTCAAGCAAACTCATTGTACCCAGAGCACTACAGAACTCAATGCTGGACAAGATTCATGAATCGCCTCTTGGGATAGTCAAGTGCAAAGCACGTGCCCGTGAAGTTCTCTTTTGGATTGGCATGTCAACAGATGTCGACAACCGAGTTAGGTCATGTGGACTATGTGCACTACATCAAAACATCAATGCAAAGGAACCAATGCTAATGCCAGAGATACCAGATCGGCCCTGGTCGAAACTAGCTGCAGACCTATTTGAACACGAGAAACACCATTACCTACTAGTCGTTGATTACTTTTCCAAATGGCCCGAAGTAATAAAACTAGAAAACCTGTCAAGCAAAACAACTGTGAACTGCTTAAAAGAGCTGCTTTCAAAATACGGACTCATCGATGAAATGATTACCGAAAATGGACCCCAGTTTTCCTCTGCGGATTTCAAAGACTTTTCGTCTGAGTTCGAATTTAAACATGTAACCAGCAGTCCACACTACGCTCAATCAAATGGCCAGGCAGAACGAACTGTACAAACAGTCAAAAGGCTCATCATGAAATCTAAAGACCTGTTCAAGGCACTCTTGGACTACCGAAACACACCGCTAGATATCGGATTATCACCAGCACAACTTTTTCTCAACCGCCGACTTAAAACATCACTTCCAACCTCTGCGCCCTTGCTAAAACCTCTTGGATTAGATGCCTAA